Proteins encoded by one window of Deltaproteobacteria bacterium:
- a CDS encoding flagellar hook capping protein yields MTVVTQNQITQNYLPVKQNDPDLYQEGNYTKIGKDEFLKLLIAQMKYQDPLNPIEGTEFTAQLAQFTSLEQLYNINDTLEGLNTALTAQNSFQAVNLLGKTVKTAGQWLNVEEGELVTAGVYELKNAAQQVQINIYSQDGAMVHSIDHPAQEAGTHQVEWDGRNFLGQPVPDGIYAFEVVARNPDDSLIDSTGYTKGTITGLTFGQGGEPILLMNGIGLNLANVIEIIVPKSTKDN; encoded by the coding sequence ATGACGGTGGTTACTCAAAACCAGATCACTCAAAATTACCTGCCCGTAAAGCAGAACGACCCTGACCTTTATCAGGAAGGCAACTATACAAAAATAGGCAAAGACGAGTTCCTCAAACTGCTTATTGCGCAGATGAAATACCAGGACCCGCTCAACCCCATTGAAGGTACTGAATTTACGGCCCAGCTGGCCCAGTTCACCAGCCTGGAGCAGCTTTACAACATCAATGACACCCTGGAGGGACTGAACACGGCTCTGACCGCTCAAAACAGCTTCCAGGCCGTCAATCTTCTCGGGAAAACGGTCAAGACCGCCGGGCAGTGGCTGAACGTCGAGGAAGGTGAACTGGTGACAGCGGGAGTTTACGAACTCAAAAACGCTGCGCAGCAGGTTCAGATAAATATTTACAGCCAGGATGGCGCCATGGTTCACAGCATTGACCATCCGGCTCAGGAAGCGGGGACTCACCAGGTCGAGTGGGATGGCAGGAATTTCTTGGGCCAGCCTGTGCCCGATGGGATCTACGCCTTTGAAGTCGTGGCCCGCAACCCTGATGACAGCCTCATAGACTCGACCGGCTACACCAAAGGCACAATTACCGGCTTGACTTTCGGACAGGGCGGAGAACCGATCCTGCTCATGAACGGCATCGGCCTGAACTTGGCCAATGTCATTGAAATCATTGTCCCGAAGTCAACCAAGGATAATTAA